One stretch of Oncorhynchus tshawytscha isolate Ot180627B linkage group LG19, Otsh_v2.0, whole genome shotgun sequence DNA includes these proteins:
- the LOC112218932 gene encoding G-protein coupled receptor 22-like, with translation MHILPPLEREEGTMSNVTVTDNAAEPISRTSAPATPYPYPYPISFQVSLTGFLMLEIVLGLSSNLTVLALYCMKSNLISSVSNIVTMNLHVLDVLVCVCCIPLTMVVLLLSLEGDTALVCCFHEACVSFASVGTAANVLAITLDRYDISVKPANRVLTMGRALALLATIWVLSFLSFLVPFMEVGFFAPGQSELNQTLADVVTVAHTNQYYTELGLYYHLLVQIPIFFFTAVVMLVTYSKILQALNIRIGTRFHTASQKKKARRKKGPSMTAMTSQATDGAMEPSEPSGRALPPMGMRTSVSLIIALRRAVKRHRERRERQKRVFRMSLLIVSTFLLCWTPITALNTVILTVGPSDFTVKLRLGFLVMAYGTTIFHPLLYAFTRQKFQKVLKSKMKKRVVSIIEADPLPNNAVIRNSWIDPKRNKKVTINEDAEARQKCLQSSEDAVE, from the exons ATGCATATTCTTCCCCCTCTGGAGAGAGAAGAAGGCACCATGAGCAACGTCACTGTCACCGACAACGCAGCCGAGCCCATCAGCAGAACCAGTGCTCCAGCCACGCCCTACCCATACCCCTACCCCATCTCCTTCCAG GTGTCCCTGACCGGCTTCCTGATGCTGGAGATCGTGCTGGGCCTGAGCTCCAACCTCACTGTGCTGGCCCTGTACTGCATGAAGTCCAACCTGATCTCCTCGgtctccaacatcgtcaccatgaACCTTCACGTCCTGGATGTTTTAGTGTGTGTCTGCTGCATCCCACTGACCATGGTGGTGTTGTTATTGTCTCTGGAGGGGGATACAGCCTTGGTTTGTTGCTTCCACGAGGCCTGTGTGTCGTTCGCTAGTGTCGGCACGGCAGCCAACGTGCTCGCCATTACCCTGGACCGGTACGACATCTCTGTGAAACCGGCGAATAGAGTCCTAACGATGGGCCGAGCCCTGGCTCTGCTGGCCACCATTTGGGTGCTGTCGTTCCTCAGTTTCCTGGTGCCTTTCATGGAGGTGGGGTTCTTCGCCCCAGGCCAGTCGGAGCTGAACCAGACTCTAGCGGATGTAGTCACAGTGGCCCACACCAACCAATACTACACAGAGTTAGGACTCTACTATCACCTACTGGTCCAgatccccatcttcttcttcactgCTGTTGTGATGCTCGTCACCTATTCCAAGATCCTCCAGGCGCTCAACATCCGCATTGGGACACGCTTTCACACAGCGTCACAGAAGAAGAAGGCCAGGAGGAAAAAAGGTCCCTCCATGACGGCTATGACGTCACAGGCCACGGACGGGGCCATGGAGCCATCCGAGCCCAGCGGCCGCGCTCTCCCCCCGATGGGCATGCGGACCTCCGTCTCCCTCATCATTGCGTTGAGACGAGCGGTTAAACGCCACCGGGAGCGACGAGAACGCCAGAAACGAGTCTTCAGGATGTCGCTGCTCATTGTGTCGACCTTCCTGCTCTGCTGGACTCCCATAACCGCCCTCAACACGGTCATCTTGACCGTAGGCCCCAGCGACTTCACGGTCAAGCTACGGTTGGGCTTCCTGGTCATGGCATACGGGACGACCATCTTCCATCCGCTTCTCTACGCCTTCACCAGGCAGAAGTTCCAGAAG GTTCTGAAGAGTAAGATGAAGAAGAGGGTGGTGAGCATCATAGAGGCCGACCCGCTGCCCAACAACGCGGTCATACGTAACTCCTGGATTGACCCCAAAAGGAACAAGAAGGTCACCATCAACGAGGACGCCGAGGCCAGGCAAAAATGTCTGCAGTCTTCAGAGGATGCTGTGGAATGA